The Pocillopora verrucosa isolate sample1 chromosome 14, ASM3666991v2, whole genome shotgun sequence genome has a segment encoding these proteins:
- the LOC131795076 gene encoding deoxycytidylate deaminase has protein sequence MHKACKSSKGAATSSVFCNLHGRKNRPKKLTTKNNRYKYRIGKISVRSVPRSPLPKLTMSKRQLISSEEDTDKGKVAKIGDTDHDENTAHNNMAVATPAKTGKRTDYLSWDEYFMAVAFLSAQRSKDPNSQVGACVVNPERKIVGIGYNGMPNGCSDDELPWARQAESNLETKYPYVCHAELNAILNKNAADIKGCSIYVALFPCNECTKLIIQAGIKEVIYYSDKYHDQPNCKASRRLLNMAKITYRQFKPRKCQIVIDFTSIDGFPSKRSLSVASP, from the exons ATGCACAAAGCCTGTAAATCCTCTAAAGGCGCAGCAACCTCTTCAGTATTTTGCAATCTTCACGGACGAAAAAACCGACCTAAGAAgctaacaacaaaaaacaatcgtTATAAATATCGAATAGGTAAGATTTCGGTACGATCGGTTCCACGCTCTCCTTTGCCAAAGCTAACGATGTCGAAGCGACAGTTAATTTCATCCGAAGAAGATACAGATAAGGGAAAAGTGGCCAAAATCGGTGACACAGACCACGACGAAAACACAGCACACAACAACATGGCTGTTGCAACTCCAGCAAAAACTGGCAAGCGAACGGATTACCTTAGTTGGGATGAATACTTCATGGCGGTCGCATTTCTTTCGGCTCAAAGAAGCAAAGATCCGAACTCCCAAGTAGGAGCCTGTGTGGTGAATCCTGAAAGGAAAATTGTTGGTATTGGATACAATGGGATGCCTAATGGCTGCAGTGACGATGAATTACCTTGGGCGAGACAAGCAGAGAGCAATCTAGAAACAAAATATCCTTATG TTTGCCATGCTGAACTGAATGCCATTCTGAACAAGAATGCTGCAGACATTAAGGGCTGTAGCATCTATGTTGCCCTTTTTCCCTGCAATGAGTGCACCAAGTTGATCATTCAAGCTGGAATCAAGGAAGTCATTTATTATTCTGATAAGTACCATGATCAACCAAACTGCAAGGCATCGAGGAGGCTACTCAATATGGCCAAGATAACTTACAG ACAATTCAAACCAAGGAAATGCCAGATTGTGATTGATTTTACTAGTATTGATGGTTTTCCATCGAAGCGAAGTTTGTCTGTTGCATCACCCTAA
- the LOC131795075 gene encoding protein Red, whose product MPSEGVEVFSNPLAPPSSSGSYTSHHGGGVSAAALTNEDFRKLLMTPRSGVPSVAPPSTKSSSHSSKSVPSSIYSHRSSRDDDDDDDGDVEGDDDDPWSRRRKKKKYYAKLKKMEEEREQELASKYRDRARERRDGLNPDYQSTDTLSATANYRAVGPTAEATNTAAERRRQAIQESKFLGGDMEHTHLVKGLDFALLQKVRSEIAEEDEENEELSVKKPKNKQRDKEEEDDANEIEFTTKLGQKIYKSLFRNRPADRNELFQPGRMAYVFDIEDEYAESDIPTTLIRSKADCPGIETQATLTTNDIVINKLTQILLYLRQGTRGGKKIKKKDKAKEKDKNDKQGQRIRAPEADDSIFGEIGEYDPTASTKEYEKKEKAKEKDRKKSRNSSSYFEKSAAGEDEQHFSKKDVSAEDFAKSVTQTFGKREMEQRAAWDSVDPKRKKRDKHARKVKDANYIPDSYSECYPGAVDVPYDSDEEADYSKMDLGNKKGPIKRWDFETEEDYHSYMESREALPKAAFQFGIKMSEGRKTRRAGPKDEKAKLDRDWQKISQMLSKRKGEEGKGDSDGKRRKHRD is encoded by the exons ATGCCATCCGAAG GTGTTGAAGTGTTTTCGAATCCCCTGGCTCCTCCGTCCTCTTCGGGCTCCTACACATCTCATCATGGCGGAGG GGTGTCTGCAGCTGCTTTGACGAATGAAGATTTTCGTAAACTTTTGATGACCCCTCGTTCTGGGGTGCCATCTGTAGCTCCACCGTCGACAAAGTCATCAAGTCACAGCAGTAAAAGTGTACCAAGCAGTATCTATTCACATCGAAGCAGTAG agatgatgacgatgatgatgatggtgacgTTGAAGGAGATGATGATGATCCTTggtcaagaaggaggaaaaagaagaa ATATTATGCAAAACTCAAGAAGATGGAGGAGGAAAGAGAGCAGGAGCTTGCAAGTAAATACAGAGATAGA gcaAGGGAACGACGAGATGGTCTTAATCCTGACTACCAATCAACAGACACCCTAAGTGCAACAGCCAATTACAGAGCAGTTGGTCCCACAGCAGAGGCAAC GAACACTGCAGCAGAGCGCCGTCGCCAAGCTATCCAGGAGAGTAAGTTTCTTGGTGGTGACATGGAGCACACTCATCTTGTGAAAGGCCTTGACTTTGCCTTGTTACAGAAG GTTCGTAGTGAAATTGCAGAGGAAGATGAGGAAAATGAAGAGCTGAGtgttaaaaaaccaaaaaacaaacaaagggaCAA GGAAGAAGAAGATGATGCAAATGAGATTGAGTTTACTACAAAACTGG GTCAAAAGATCTACAAATCCCTGTTCAGAAATCGCCCAGCAGATAGAAATGAACTATTTCAGCCAGGGCGAATG GCTTATGTGTTTGACATTGAAGATGAATATGCTGAAAGTGATATACCCACAACTCTTATTAGGAGTAAAGCAGATTGCCCTGGAATTGAA ACTCAAGCTACACTCACTACCAATGACATTGTCATCAACAAATTGACACAGATTTTGTTGTACTTACGCCAAGGCACCAGAGGAGGGAAAAAGATCAAGAAGAAAGATAAAG CAAAGGAGAAGGACAAGAATGACAAACAAGGACAGAGGATACGTGCTCCTGAAGCTGATGATAG CATCTTTGGAGAAATTGGTGAGTATGATCCCACTGCAAGCACAaaagaatatgaaaagaaagaaaaggcaaaagaaaaagacagaaagaaatcCAGGAACTCTAGCAGCTACTTTGAGAAGTCTGCAGCAGGAGAGGATGAG caacATTTTAGTAAAAAAG ATGTTTCTGCTGAGGATTTTGCTAAGTCAGTCACACAGACATTTGGCAAAAGG GAAATGGAACAAAGAGCTGCTTGGGATTCAGTTGATCCAAA ACGAAAGAAAAGAGACAAACATGCACGTAAAGTGAAAGATGCCAATTACATTCCAGATAGCTACTCAGAGTGTTACCCGGG TGCCGTTGATGTGCCCTATGACAGTGATGAGGAGGCAGATTACAGTAAAATGGATTTG GGTAACAAGAAAGGTCCTATTAAAAGATGGGACTTTGAGACAGAAGAGGATTATCACAGCTATATGGAAAGTAGGGAAGCTCTTCCAAA GGCTGCCTTTCAGTTTGGAATTAAGATGTCAGAAGGACGCAAAACACGGCGTGCTGGACCCAAAGATGAGAAGGCTAAATTAGACAGGGACTGGCAGAAAATCAGTCAG ATGTTGAGTAAAAGGAAAGGAGAGGAAGG GAAAGGAGACTCGGATGGCAAGAGAAGAAAGCACAGGGATTAA